The Thermoplasmata archaeon genome has a window encoding:
- a CDS encoding DUF998 domain-containing protein, with protein MDRQNLLKLGVIIVWLGYTATIFLMAVAIASSPWFSFQYNWLSDLGNSNMSQNYAAGIRVTYIFDASLIIGGIAGILFSHALFISSAFSTKKGRIAVVLFFIGMIFVLLTGLFSEDYGIVHTIVSLCLFFMVPISLLAFSFSLDPWEKRLFQIISICSLIAFIFLFVDRPWGSNAIVELIPCAALGIGLIVLSRKILEERQKRKEMPEVTQ; from the coding sequence ATGGATCGGCAGAATCTACTAAAGCTCGGCGTGATAATTGTCTGGCTAGGATACACTGCTACAATATTCTTGATGGCTGTAGCTATCGCAAGTTCACCATGGTTTTCATTCCAATACAACTGGCTAAGCGATTTAGGAAATTCTAATATGAGCCAGAATTATGCTGCAGGTATCCGCGTAACATATATCTTTGATGCGAGCTTAATAATTGGAGGGATCGCTGGGATTTTATTCTCTCATGCACTTTTTATTTCGAGTGCGTTCTCAACTAAGAAAGGGAGAATTGCTGTAGTTCTCTTCTTCATAGGAATGATTTTTGTACTCCTCACAGGGCTGTTCTCAGAAGATTATGGGATTGTTCACACTATCGTTTCCCTCTGCCTGTTCTTCATGGTGCCTATTTCTCTGTTGGCATTTTCATTTTCTCTTGACCCATGGGAGAAGCGATTGTTTCAGATCATTTCAATATGTTCATTGATAGCTTTCATATTCCTTTTCGTGGATCGTCCCTGGGGCAGTAATGCCATTGTGGAATTAATCCCCTGTGCCGCTCTCGGTATTGGACTCATAGTTCTTTCGAGAAAGATACTAGAAGAAAGGCAGAAAAGAAAAGAGATGCCAGAAGTCACTCAGTAA